Part of the Legionella cardiaca genome, ACCTAATATAACAAGACGTCGAGTTTCTCGTACTCAAGCTCATTTTAATTTAAGACCTCAAATAAGTTTTAGTGATGACAGTCAACTTCATCACACTCGTCTATTTCTTATTACCACCGATCGCCCCGGCTTACTTGCCACTATCAGCCGTGTTTTCCTAACTCTAAATATCACCCTGCATAATGCTAAAATTGCAACTTTTGGTGAACGTGTGGAAGACATGTTTTTTATTACTACAAAAACAGGCCAGCTGTTAGATAAAGAAGATAAAGCCAAATTAAAGCAAATGCTGATTTGTGAATTATTTAGCGAAGAAGTAATCTAATACTTATTCTCGTTTCTCTTTAAAAAAATCCGTTAATAAGCTTGCGCATTCTTGCTGCATAACGCCTTCATCAATGTGAATCTGGTGGTTTAAAGGGTAGCCCTGTAATAAATTGTAAACTGACCCTGCGGCTCCAGCTTTAAAATCGCGTGTTGCAAAAACAATACGTTTTACACGTGCATGAACAAGAGCTCCTGCGCACATAACACAGGGCTCCAGCGTAACATAGAGGGTTGTATTCAATAAGCGATAATTGCAGCAGTTCTTTGCCGCTTCTCGGATTGCTATAAGTTCAGCGTGCGCGCAAGGGTCATTTTTCTGTAATACTTGATTCCATCCACTACCTAGTAGATTATTATTTGCATCGATTAGAACAGCACCAACAGGAACCTCATTTTGCTCTTTGGCAATTAATGCAAGTTTATAGGCTTTCGCCATCCAAAAAGAGTCATTTATTCCCATTCAATCGTCGCAGGTGGTTTTCCAGATATGTCATAGGTGACTCGAGACACATTAGCAACCTCATTAATGATGCGATTGGAAACGTTAGCTAAAAAGTCCCATGGCAAATGGGCCCAATGAGCTGTCATAAAATCAACAGTTTCAACAGCCCGGAGACAAATCACATAATCATAACGACGGCCATCTCCCATTACTCCAACGCTTTTAATGGGTAAAAAAACAGCAAAAGCCTGGCTTACCTTATGATATAAACCCGTTTCCTTTAATTCCTCAATAAAAATAGCATCAGCCTGACGCAAAATATCAGCGTACTCTTTTTTAACCTCGCCTAAAATGCGCACTCCCAATCCAGGGCCTGGAAATGGGTGGCGATAAACCATGTCATAAGGTAAGCCTAGTTCAAGACCAATCTTTCGTACCTCGTCTTTAAATAACTCACGAATAGGTTCTAATAATTTTAATTTCAATGTTTCTGGCAGACCACCGACATTATGGTGTGATTTGATAACCATTGAAGCACCGTTGTTTTGCGTGGCTGCTGATTCAATAACATCAGGATAAATCGTTCCTTGCGCCAACCATTTAATATCGGTTAAACGCAGTGCTTCTTCGTCAAATATCTCAATAAATGTATGACCAATAATTTTTCTTTTCTTCTCAGGGCAATCCACACCTGCTAATGCATTTAAAAATTTCCCCTCTGCGTTAACAGTAATAATATGTATTCCCATATGCTCACTAAACATGGTCATGACTTGTTCTGCTTCATTTAAGCGTAATAAGCCTGTATCAACAAATACACAAATCAGTTGGTCGCCAATAGCTTTGTGTAGCAATGCAGCTACCACGGAAGAGTCCACACCACCAGAAAGCCCAAGCAGTACTTTGTCTTCGCCAATTTGTTGGCGAATAGTTTGAATCGCTTGTTCAATGATGTTATCTGCAGTCCAATTTGTTTGCGCCTGACAAATATCAACGACAAAGCGTTGTAAAATACGGAGTCCTTGTAATGTATGAGTCACTTCAGGATGAAATTGTAAACCATACCAATGTTGAGATTTATGTGCCATTCCTGCAATAGGAGCGTTTCGAGTTTCACAAATTACGTCAAACTCTGGAGGTAAACGAGTCACTTTATCACCATGACTCATCCATACATCAAGTAAGGCCTCACCTGCGTCTGTTGTTCTATCCTCAATATTCTCCAATAAAGGACTATGGCTATGTAAACGCAACTCAGCATAACCAAATTCACGAATATTAGACGACTGCACTTCACCACCAAGCTGCACAGCCATCGTTTGCATGCCATAGCAAATTCCGAGTAACGGTAACCCTGACTTAAACAACCATTCAGGTGCTCTGGGATTTGCTTCATGAGTTACGGTAGAAGGTCCACCAGACAAGATAACCCCACAAGGATTTAAACTTTGTAGCATTTCAACGTCAAGATTATAAGGATGGATTTCGCAATAAACCCCAATCTCCCTCACCCTTCTTGCAATTAATTGCGTGTATTGCGAACCGAAATCAAGAATAATTAAAGGTTTTTGTTTAATATTTCTCATAATTAATTGTCAATTTGATAGTTGGGAGCTTGTTTAGTAATACTCACATCATGCACATGGGACTCATGCATTCCAGCACTCGTGACTTGGACGAATTTTGCTTTATCATGCAACATTTCTATCGTATTGCATCCCGTATATCCCATGCAGGATCGTAATCCTCCCATTAACTGATGAATAATCGTCTGCACCGGGCCTTTATAAGGCACACGCCCTTCTATTCCCTCGGGAACTAATTTATCGCTGCCTTGACTGGCATCCTGAAAATAACGATCGCTTGAACCTTGGGCTTGTGACATGGCTCCTATAGAACCCATACCACGGTAGCTTTTGTAAGTTCTTCCCTGGTAAAGTTCAATCTCGCCCGGGGACTCTTCAGTACCTGCAAACATTCCACCCAACATGACCGTATCAGCGCCAGCAGCTAATGCCTTGCAGACATCGCCAGAAAATCGAATACCTCCATCGGCAATCACAGGTATTCGAGGGGCTCGGCCTTTAAGTCCTTCAGCCACATTAGCTATTGCTGTGATTTGTGGTACGCCAACTCCGGTAACAATACGGGTAGTACAAATTGAACCTGGGCCAATTCCCACTTTAACCGCATCCACACCAGCTTCAACGAGATCAAGTGCTGCAGCAGCTGTAGCAATATTACCACCAATAATCTGTACATCGGGAAAATTTTTCTTTATCCAGGCGACACGATTTAACACGCCTTGTGAATGGCCATGTGCAGTATCTACGACAAGAACATCAGCACCAGCTTCAACTAAAGCAGCCACGCGTTCATCTGTACCCTCACCAACCCCTACAGCCGCACCAACACGTAATTGCTCAGCATCATCTTTACAGGCAAAAGGATTTTCTTTAGCTTTTTGGATATCTTTAACAGTAATTAAGCCACGCAAATTAAACATTTCATTAACTACGAGCAGTTTTTCAATACGATGCTTATGCAACAGGCTGCGGACTTCTTCTCTTCCAGCCCCCTCCCTCACAGTAACTAAGCGTTCTTTTGGTGTCATTACCGCACTTACAGGCAAAGTAAAATTGGTTTCAAAGCGAATGTCTCTGCTGGTCACAATACCCACTAGCAAATCACCATCAACAACAGGCATACCAGAGAAGTTATGCTTGGCCATGACTTCAAGTAATTCTTTAACCGTAATATGAGGTGAAACTGAAATAGGATCTTTAACCATACCACTTTCAAATTTTTTCACTTTTCGCACTTCTTCAGCCTGAGCGCTAATACTCATATTTTTATGAATAATTCCTATACCCCCTTCTTGGGCTAAAGCAATGGCAAGGCGAGCCTCAGTGACTGTATCCATGGCTGCAGAAAGAAGAGGAAGATTCAATTTTATTTCACGAGTCAGGTAGGTTTTTAAAGAAACTTCTTTAGGTAAAACAGTCGAGTGGGCAGGAACCAACAACACATCATCGAAAGTCAGAGCTTGTTGCACGACAGAAAGTGACATACCTCACCCCTACGAAATTTAATTAACCGAACATTATACAAACAATTATAGGAAATCACAATTGATAACGTTAAAAAATGTATAATTTCCCTATTATTAAGGGGCTTCTTTCCAAATGCAGCGAGAAGTCTCTCGCTAAGCGGCAGATTCCTTATTAGTGCATCGACTAACGCTAGCTTTAAACGTTTTGTTTTTTACAAGCAGTTTGATGTCAGAAGATACACCCGGATTTTTATGCTATAGACCCAAGGATTGATAAAAAAAATTATCTTTCGGAAACACCTCCTTTCACTATGACCCTAATGGTAGCATTCCAATAGTATCATGCCACTGACAGGAGATTCCTCGCAGCGTTCGGAAAGACGTCACATTTTTGATAGGACCGCCGTGTTAAAAAAAATTATTATACTATTTTGAGTCGAGTAAGAACTGTTAGACTACATCCTAGGAAGCTACCTTATTGCATTTACAAAGTTTTTTGCAAAATACTGCAAACCAATGGGCTCTTTTTAATTGCCTTTCAAGAAAACGGTTAGTCTCCACTGCTTTTTCTGAATTATCGTATAACCAATGCATTAACGTTGCGATATAAATGGCGGTTAGGCCTGTTTCTTCTATTGCACGTTGAAAATTAACCGTTGAGCGCTGTGCTGCTTCTCGCCACCACTGTACCGTTCTACTAACTCGCAAAAGCGCCCTTAGCTGGACGTGCAAATGACCAGGTTCTAATTGTCCCCAGATCATCTCCTTCGCAACCTGGTGATGATTCTGTATGCTGCTAAACCA contains:
- the guaB gene encoding IMP dehydrogenase; translated protein: MSLSVVQQALTFDDVLLVPAHSTVLPKEVSLKTYLTREIKLNLPLLSAAMDTVTEARLAIALAQEGGIGIIHKNMSISAQAEEVRKVKKFESGMVKDPISVSPHITVKELLEVMAKHNFSGMPVVDGDLLVGIVTSRDIRFETNFTLPVSAVMTPKERLVTVREGAGREEVRSLLHKHRIEKLLVVNEMFNLRGLITVKDIQKAKENPFACKDDAEQLRVGAAVGVGEGTDERVAALVEAGADVLVVDTAHGHSQGVLNRVAWIKKNFPDVQIIGGNIATAAAALDLVEAGVDAVKVGIGPGSICTTRIVTGVGVPQITAIANVAEGLKGRAPRIPVIADGGIRFSGDVCKALAAGADTVMLGGMFAGTEESPGEIELYQGRTYKSYRGMGSIGAMSQAQGSSDRYFQDASQGSDKLVPEGIEGRVPYKGPVQTIIHQLMGGLRSCMGYTGCNTIEMLHDKAKFVQVTSAGMHESHVHDVSITKQAPNYQIDN
- a CDS encoding TetR/AcrR family transcriptional regulator, whose product is MKTSHLTAEKIMDTALYLAERSSWEDLRLFDIAQFLNVKLTDIYPHFREKNALIPAFFERADKAMLEVAAKPEILNLSSEDRLAQVLISWFSSIQNHHQVAKEMIWGQLEPGHLHVQLRALLRVSRTVQWWREAAQRSTVNFQRAIEETGLTAIYIATLMHWLYDNSEKAVETNRFLERQLKRAHWFAVFCKKLCKCNKVAS
- the tadA gene encoding tRNA adenosine(34) deaminase TadA encodes the protein MGINDSFWMAKAYKLALIAKEQNEVPVGAVLIDANNNLLGSGWNQVLQKNDPCAHAELIAIREAAKNCCNYRLLNTTLYVTLEPCVMCAGALVHARVKRIVFATRDFKAGAAGSVYNLLQGYPLNHQIHIDEGVMQQECASLLTDFFKEKRE
- the guaA gene encoding glutamine-hydrolyzing GMP synthase produces the protein MRNIKQKPLIILDFGSQYTQLIARRVREIGVYCEIHPYNLDVEMLQSLNPCGVILSGGPSTVTHEANPRAPEWLFKSGLPLLGICYGMQTMAVQLGGEVQSSNIREFGYAELRLHSHSPLLENIEDRTTDAGEALLDVWMSHGDKVTRLPPEFDVICETRNAPIAGMAHKSQHWYGLQFHPEVTHTLQGLRILQRFVVDICQAQTNWTADNIIEQAIQTIRQQIGEDKVLLGLSGGVDSSVVAALLHKAIGDQLICVFVDTGLLRLNEAEQVMTMFSEHMGIHIITVNAEGKFLNALAGVDCPEKKRKIIGHTFIEIFDEEALRLTDIKWLAQGTIYPDVIESAATQNNGASMVIKSHHNVGGLPETLKLKLLEPIRELFKDEVRKIGLELGLPYDMVYRHPFPGPGLGVRILGEVKKEYADILRQADAIFIEELKETGLYHKVSQAFAVFLPIKSVGVMGDGRRYDYVICLRAVETVDFMTAHWAHLPWDFLANVSNRIINEVANVSRVTYDISGKPPATIEWE